Part of the Thermodesulfovibrio thiophilus DSM 17215 genome, TTCAACTTTTTTTGTGTTACCCTTTATTGCACCTATTTTTACAGTAAAAACACCTGGTTCCTGTTTAAAAACGTAGGAAAAAGGAATAAGAAAAAAATCATTTATAAAAATACAAGGACCTTCTTCTTCATGAAAATAAAAAAACACATTTTTTTGCATTTTTATAGGAATTTTTTCTTTGAAAATAAAAGTATAACAATCATTTTCTTCTAAATAAAATAAGGTAAAACCATATAATCCTCCTGTTGTTTTTATTTAACTTTAAAATTTTGCCCCATTATCAAATTTACACAAAATAGTTGACAGTACCAATTGCACTTGAGAATTTTAGGTAATTTTTTTAAAATTAATTACCATGAATGAATTAAGAATTGATAATATTATTAATTGGTTACCTGAGTTTATTAAAAATAAAAATTCATCCATCTCAGGCAAAATAAACTTATCTAGTACTAAATGGATAGAACCTGTTGGAATAAGTATCATAAAATCTATAGAATTATCAACTCCTGATATTGAAATAATTAAACCTGCGTCTAAAAATGTAAAAAATTATTTAGATATAATGCAATCTGATTGTTCATCACAGGGTCAAACTTTTATGTCAATAAAAATAATTAATACCAGACAGCAAAGTAATATAGATAAAATAGCCAATGAAATTGCAGAAAAAATGTTAAAAAATATAGACTTTAAAGATGATATGGAATATAAAAAAGATTACCAGGATTATCTCAAATATATGTTAAGTGAAGTTATGCTCAATGCAGTTAGTCATTCCGACAGTACTGTGGATATAGTAGCATGCGCACAGTATTATCCTTATAAAAGGAAAACGCAGGTATCTATTGTTGATTGTGGCGTTGGATTTAAAGCTAC contains:
- a CDS encoding ATP-binding protein — its product is MNELRIDNIINWLPEFIKNKNSSISGKINLSSTKWIEPVGISIIKSIELSTPDIEIIKPASKNVKNYLDIMQSDCSSQGQTFMSIKIINTRQQSNIDKIANEIAEKMLKNIDFKDDMEYKKDYQDYLKYMLSEVMLNAVSHSDSTVDIVACAQYYPYKRKTQVSIVDCGVGFKATLSRKHNDIFNERDALKKAIQKGITGSIQYVYQNAIKNIGIGLYALSQMVKKLNGYLSIVSKDGCLILENNQIRTTELPCKWDGSIVAFEFDLNVINLDFIDFMKLYVYQEENSEEDIF